The sequence CGCTTCAAGGATTTCCGCTTCGCGGATACCCTCTGCTTCTAAAATACGTGACTTTTTACTTCCTTCAGCTTCAAGGATGGTGGCCCTTCGTTCCCTTTCAGCCCGCATTTGCTTTTCCATTGCAGCCTGAATTTCAGGCGGAGGTATAATGTCCTTCAATTCAACCCTGTTGACTTTGACGCCCCATTTATCCGTAGCATCATCCAGAATAGTAGTTAACCTGCTGTTAATTGTCTCCCGAGACGTAAGAGTGCCATCCAAATCCAGTTCGCCAACCAAATTTCTTAGGCTTGTCTGTGTAAGCTGCTCAATCGCCACCGGTAAATTTCTAATTTCATAAACGGCCTTGACGGGATCTGTAACTTGATAAAACAATAGTGCATTAATCTTAATTACAACATTATCTCTTGT comes from Candidatus Poseidoniia archaeon and encodes:
- a CDS encoding paraslipin, coding for DKPRKVEWSMTEEDDQGRPYTVHIRTDAIDLRESVFDFPGQNVITRDNVVIKINALLFYQVTDPVKAVYEIRNLPVAIEQLTQTSLRNLVGELDLDGTLTSRETINSRLTTILDDATDKWGVKVNRVELKDIIPPPEIQAAMEKQMRAERERRATILEAEGSKKSRILEAEGIREAEILEAEGHKQAQILKAEGESSAINQVTEAIKKSGADPSKYLIAVRYIEAYENMVTADTGNKIIYLPYEATGILSSIGGISEMLK